One genomic segment of Mytilus galloprovincialis chromosome 5, xbMytGall1.hap1.1, whole genome shotgun sequence includes these proteins:
- the LOC143074101 gene encoding uncharacterized protein LOC143074101, protein MVKVVEKSLSEHGDIMPLDVDSLRSKENSNIIIYPDTSSDNEISQSSEFMDLKYVKKFADKTNEQRNITENPVKIKIDVIRQERKIEVRKEIEKSNDSITDQFKPNNDKIIPDKKQNIDVQQTSKIGGIPTKKRRRRKKKQKNVVPHSDRKEGN, encoded by the exons atGGTGAAAGTAGTAGAAAAATCACTTTCGGAACATGGCGACATCATGCCACTAGATGTAGACTCTTTAAGAAG TAAAGAAAATAGCAACATTATAATATATCCAGATACATCAAGCGATAATGAAATATCTCAGTCGAGCGAATTCATGGATTTGAaat ATGTAAAGAAATTTGCagataaaacaaatgaacaacgGAATATCACCGAAAATCCagttaaaatcaaaattgatgTAATTCGACAAGAAAGAAAAATTGAAGTACGCAAAGAAATTGAGAAAAGTAATGACAGTATAACAGATCAATTCAAACCGAACAACGACAAGATAATACCGGACAAGAAGCAGAATATAG ATGTTCAGCAAACTTCTAAAATCGGAGGTATTCCAACAAAGAAACGTCGACgtcggaaaaagaaacaaaaaaatgtcGTTCCACACTCAGATAGAAAAGAAGGTAATTAA